In Streptomyces sp. P3, one DNA window encodes the following:
- the thrB gene encoding homoserine kinase, whose product MAGPAFRAAPVRVRVPATSANLGPGFDAFGLALGLYDDVVVRVADSGLHIDIAGEGSETLPRDETHLLVRSLRTAFDVLGGQPRGLEIVCANRIPHGRGLGSSSAAICAGIVAARAVTIGGESRLDDAALLELATEIEGHPDNVAACLLGGFTLSWMEAGSARAIRTEPADSIVPVVFVPGKPVLTETARGLLPRSVPHVDAAANAGRAALLVEALTRRPELLLPATEDRLHQEYRAPAMPESAALVERLRADGIPAVISGAGPTVMALADAATADKIESSAGADWAANRLAMDLQGACVMPLAPSGDM is encoded by the coding sequence ATGGCCGGTCCCGCCTTCCGTGCCGCCCCCGTGCGCGTGCGCGTTCCCGCCACCAGCGCCAATCTCGGCCCGGGTTTCGACGCCTTCGGCCTCGCACTGGGGCTCTACGACGACGTCGTCGTCCGGGTGGCCGACTCCGGGCTGCACATCGACATCGCGGGCGAGGGCAGCGAGACGCTGCCGCGCGACGAGACGCACCTGCTCGTCCGTTCCCTGCGCACCGCCTTCGACGTCCTCGGCGGCCAGCCGCGCGGACTGGAGATCGTCTGCGCCAACCGCATCCCGCACGGCCGGGGCCTCGGCTCCTCGTCCGCCGCGATCTGCGCCGGCATCGTCGCCGCGCGCGCGGTGACCATAGGCGGGGAGAGCAGGCTCGACGACGCCGCCCTGCTCGAGCTCGCGACCGAGATCGAGGGCCACCCGGACAACGTGGCGGCCTGCCTGCTCGGCGGTTTCACCCTGTCCTGGATGGAGGCCGGCTCCGCGCGGGCGATCAGGACTGAGCCCGCCGATTCCATCGTTCCGGTGGTTTTCGTGCCCGGGAAGCCGGTCCTCACCGAGACCGCGCGCGGTCTGCTCCCGCGTTCCGTCCCGCACGTCGACGCGGCGGCCAACGCCGGCCGGGCCGCGCTGCTCGTCGAAGCCCTCACCCGGCGCCCCGAACTGCTGCTGCCCGCCACCGAGGACCGTCTGCACCAGGAGTACCGCGCGCCTGCCATGCCGGAGAGCGCCGCGCTGGTGGAGCGGCTGCGCGCCGACGGGATCCCGGCCGTCATCTCCGGCGCCGGACCCACCGTGATGGCACTGGCCGACGCGGCCACCGCCGACAAGATCGAATCCTCGGCCGGCGCGGACTGGGCCGCGAACCGCCTGGCCATGGACCTGCAAGGGGCGTGCGTAATGCCTCTTGCGCCCTCCGGCGACATGTGA